From Calothrix sp. PCC 6303, a single genomic window includes:
- a CDS encoding beta strand repeat-containing protein, which translates to MKVTWASFGLISGVLACEICSTSVNAQVIPDGTLKTTVLENGNNFTITEGNRVGNNLFHSFSQFSIPSKGSAFFNNASDIQNIFSRVTGGNVSNIDGLIQANGSANLFLLNPAGIMFGPNASLNIGGSFVGTTAESIKFADGVKFSASDTTTPPLLTMSVPVGLQLGANAGAIKVQGTPAPNFFFRPWQSFQAKAVALVGSEIDINAATLSLRDVQLELWALRNGEVGLNNQTGLQLTSPVVADWGNVSLRQSSLIDTTGLNGGAVNIRGRGLTLQEGSGISSATGSFGKGGGITVKTTEFVDLLGVSEATHYTTPGLFTSVFGDGGRAGDVTMETKDLRLANGAWLQSIMTFGFDFLTGQPIIGNNSRTGNINIKASNVEVRGYNPFPDFIGTIQPSAITTLIQVGENNESGKISIDADRISLLEGGRISADVLSNASGKSGEIAIKASESLEISGVTSGGITSAVISSIQPLARGQGGNISINTGHLTLSDGGTISSALAGSGEAGNIKIQAKNVEVSDPVIDSLSGTVSGITVAVGKDGVGQGGNIQMTADNLRVFDGGLIVSGSFGQGNAGNINLDIQNIDVQGTSKNSVNGSQLPSAIAASSTTNFNAGTVNITSDTVKVRDSAEVTVSNTGTGDAGNLNITANNIYLDNKASLRSEVKGGSQGNINLQANDVLLLRRGSNITTNATGTSTGGNIDITAGVVVALPDEDSDIVANAVRGSGGNIQINTQGILGLKFRPQTTEKSDITASSQFGVSGTVQINNIGVDPNSGLVELPSNVTDPSQQIASGCSANQGSSFVATGRGGIPQNPSQDVRSDTSAGLYSLRTWSDTRDISTYRKTQPIQAEIPQLPETLVQATGWYRNVQGKIELVADKSSNQVQQLTCAAIPQN; encoded by the coding sequence ATGAAAGTAACTTGGGCTAGCTTTGGTTTAATTAGTGGAGTATTAGCCTGTGAGATTTGCAGCACTTCGGTTAATGCTCAAGTAATTCCCGATGGAACTTTGAAAACAACCGTCTTAGAAAATGGTAATAACTTCACCATTACTGAGGGAAATCGGGTTGGTAATAATTTATTTCACAGTTTCAGTCAGTTTTCAATACCCAGCAAAGGTTCTGCATTTTTTAACAACGCTTCAGATATACAGAATATTTTTAGTCGTGTTACAGGTGGTAATGTTTCCAATATTGATGGTTTAATTCAAGCCAATGGTAGCGCTAATCTATTTTTGCTCAATCCTGCGGGGATTATGTTTGGTCCCAATGCCAGTTTAAATATTGGCGGTTCATTTGTTGGTACGACAGCCGAAAGTATCAAATTTGCTGATGGGGTCAAGTTTAGTGCCTCTGACACAACAACACCTCCATTATTGACAATGAGTGTACCTGTTGGACTACAACTGGGAGCCAATGCTGGAGCGATAAAAGTCCAAGGAACACCAGCCCCCAACTTCTTTTTTCGACCGTGGCAATCATTCCAGGCTAAAGCTGTAGCGCTTGTGGGTAGCGAGATTGACATTAATGCGGCAACTCTATCGCTTCGAGATGTTCAACTTGAATTGTGGGCACTGCGGAATGGTGAAGTCGGGTTGAATAATCAAACCGGGTTGCAATTAACGAGTCCTGTTGTTGCTGATTGGGGAAACGTGTCTTTACGTCAATCCTCTCTAATTGATACTACTGGGTTAAATGGAGGAGCGGTTAATATTCGCGGTCGAGGTTTGACTCTGCAAGAAGGTTCGGGGATTTCTTCTGCGACTGGCTCTTTTGGGAAAGGGGGAGGAATTACGGTTAAGACGACCGAATTTGTAGACTTGTTGGGAGTATCAGAAGCAACGCACTACACAACTCCAGGACTTTTCACCAGTGTATTTGGTGATGGAGGTAGGGCTGGGGATGTGACTATGGAAACAAAGGATTTGCGACTAGCGAATGGAGCTTGGCTTCAGTCGATTATGACATTCGGTTTTGACTTTCTGACTGGACAACCCATAATAGGCAATAATTCTCGCACTGGAAATATTAATATTAAAGCTTCAAATGTCGAAGTTAGAGGATACAATCCTTTTCCCGATTTTATCGGTACTATTCAACCTAGTGCAATTACTACTTTAATTCAAGTTGGAGAGAATAACGAGAGTGGCAAAATTTCGATCGATGCAGATCGAATTAGTTTACTTGAAGGTGGTCGTATTTCTGCTGATGTACTTAGTAATGCTAGTGGTAAGTCAGGAGAGATTGCAATTAAAGCCTCTGAAAGTCTAGAAATATCCGGAGTTACATCCGGTGGAATAACCAGTGCTGTTATCAGTTCAATTCAACCTCTTGCAAGAGGTCAAGGTGGTAATATTTCGATCAATACTGGACACTTGACTCTCTCTGATGGTGGGACAATTTCTAGTGCTTTAGCAGGAAGTGGTGAGGCTGGAAATATCAAGATTCAGGCAAAAAATGTCGAAGTCAGCGACCCGGTTATTGATAGTTTGAGCGGTACAGTTAGTGGTATCACTGTTGCTGTGGGTAAAGATGGAGTTGGTCAAGGTGGTAATATTCAGATGACGGCAGATAACCTGCGGGTTTTTGATGGTGGACTGATCGTAAGTGGTAGTTTCGGTCAGGGAAATGCTGGTAATATTAACCTCGATATCCAAAACATAGATGTCCAAGGAACTTCCAAAAATTCAGTTAATGGTAGTCAATTACCCAGTGCGATCGCAGCATCTTCGACAACTAACTTTAACGCCGGAACGGTAAATATTACATCTGATACAGTAAAAGTACGCGATTCTGCGGAAGTTACCGTGAGCAATACGGGAACTGGGGATGCAGGTAATTTGAATATTACAGCCAATAATATTTACCTCGATAATAAAGCCAGTCTGCGTTCGGAAGTCAAAGGAGGCAGCCAAGGCAACATTAACCTCCAAGCAAATGATGTTTTGCTGTTACGTCGTGGCAGTAATATTACAACTAATGCCACTGGTACTTCCACAGGGGGAAATATTGATATTACTGCTGGAGTTGTGGTAGCGCTTCCTGATGAAGATAGCGATATCGTTGCCAATGCGGTGCGAGGAAGTGGTGGAAATATCCAGATTAATACTCAAGGTATCTTAGGGTTAAAATTCCGTCCGCAAACCACGGAGAAAAGTGATATTACTGCAAGTTCTCAATTTGGTGTTAGTGGTACGGTGCAAATCAATAATATTGGTGTTGACCCCAATTCTGGTTTAGTCGAATTACCGTCGAATGTTACCGATCCATCCCAACAAATTGCTAGTGGTTGTTCTGCCAATCAAGGTAGTAGTTTTGTAGCAACAGGAAGAGGAGGAATACCGCAAAATCCTAGTCAAGATGTGAGGAGCGATACCTCCGCTGGGCTATATAGCCTACGCACTTGGTCTGATACCCGTGACATCTCCACATATCGAAAAACACAACCAATACAAGCAGAAATTCCTCAATTACCAGAAACCCTCGTTCAAGCTACTGGTTGGTATCGTAATGTACAGGGAAAAATTGAGTTAGTTGCCGATAAATCTTCTAACCAAGTACAACAATTAACCTGTGCTGCAATTCCTCAAAATTGA
- a CDS encoding beta strand repeat-containing protein has translation MSPITLIPYLVLLKESHPINLAQQSLLDASGSGGSIQLQGRNISFREGSAALLQNFGFKQPSQGITVKATGTISLSGNTSDGKLNSFIQIDNLGITPTGDINLSAEQLFLKDGANIHNWTFTPIAGGNITANVTGAIEVDGFIHTNPVVSSSITSITLNSGKAGNINVSTGNMRILNGGSLSSLSVGTGQAGVVQVDAKDLIEIAGNNPFTTLSSSIISSASNTGDSGSTLINTSRLLIRDSGILGSSTVASGAAGSVIVNASESVDVKGKAGRSILAARIASSAEILDPVTQATLRLPAVPSGKAGSLTINTPLLRVTDGAFVTVKNDGPNSAGDLEINANSIFLDNQGSISASTTSGDGGDVRLNLQNYLLMRHDSLISTTARGIGNGGNLSIKSPVTVGLENSDIIANAVQGYGGKIDITTQGIIGLKFRDTLTPRENLTNDITASSQFSINGNVEINNVGVDPNSGLVELPVNITDPSQQIASGCSAKQGSSFVATGRGGIPQNPNQDVKSDTSSGLYSLRTWSDVRDISAYQKTQAVQAQIPQLPETLVQATGWYRNAQGKIQLVADKSSTQMQQQLTCAAIPQN, from the coding sequence TTGTCTCCTATTACTCTTATACCATACCTTGTACTACTAAAAGAGTCGCACCCCATTAATTTAGCACAACAATCTTTGTTAGATGCTAGTGGTAGCGGTGGCTCGATTCAATTACAAGGACGGAATATTAGCTTCAGAGAAGGTTCTGCTGCATTGCTGCAAAACTTTGGGTTTAAACAACCTTCCCAGGGCATTACTGTCAAAGCCACTGGAACTATTAGCCTCAGTGGCAATACATCCGATGGCAAATTAAACAGTTTTATCCAAATCGACAACTTAGGCATCACACCAACAGGAGATATCAATCTTTCTGCCGAGCAGTTATTCCTGAAAGATGGGGCAAATATCCATAACTGGACTTTTACACCAATAGCTGGTGGTAATATTACAGCTAATGTCACAGGTGCGATCGAAGTTGATGGATTTATTCACACCAATCCAGTCGTTTCAAGTTCAATTACCTCCATCACTTTAAACTCTGGCAAAGCAGGTAATATTAACGTCTCAACTGGCAACATGAGAATTCTGAATGGTGGTAGTCTAAGTTCTTTATCCGTAGGTACAGGACAAGCTGGAGTTGTGCAGGTAGATGCAAAAGACCTCATCGAAATAGCTGGCAATAACCCTTTCACCACATTATCAAGTTCAATAATTTCATCGGCTAGTAACACAGGAGATTCCGGTAGCACTTTAATCAATACATCTAGATTATTGATTCGAGACAGTGGCATATTAGGGTCTAGCACAGTGGCTTCGGGTGCAGCAGGTAGTGTGATAGTTAATGCTTCAGAATCGGTAGATGTTAAAGGTAAAGCTGGTAGATCGATCCTTGCTGCACGCATTGCCTCAAGTGCCGAAATTCTCGATCCAGTCACTCAAGCGACCCTGAGGCTTCCTGCCGTTCCTAGTGGTAAAGCAGGCTCTCTCACCATCAATACCCCTTTGTTACGAGTCACAGACGGAGCATTTGTTACTGTCAAAAATGATGGACCTAACAGTGCGGGAGACTTGGAAATTAATGCTAACTCAATTTTTCTCGATAACCAAGGTAGTATCAGCGCATCAACTACTTCTGGTGATGGTGGGGATGTCAGATTAAACTTACAAAATTATCTGTTGATGCGTCATGATAGCCTTATTTCCACCACAGCTAGGGGAATAGGGAATGGCGGAAATTTGTCAATTAAATCACCAGTGACAGTAGGATTAGAAAATAGCGATATCATTGCTAATGCCGTTCAAGGATATGGTGGGAAGATTGATATCACTACTCAAGGTATTATTGGTCTAAAATTCCGTGATACTCTCACCCCCAGGGAAAACCTGACGAATGATATTACAGCGAGTTCTCAATTTAGTATCAACGGCAATGTAGAAATTAATAATGTTGGTGTTGACCCCAACTCCGGCTTAGTAGAATTGCCAGTAAATATAACCGACCCCTCGCAACAAATAGCCAGTGGTTGTTCTGCCAAGCAAGGTAGTAGTTTTGTGGCTACGGGAAGAGGGGGAATACCGCAAAATCCTAATCAAGATGTGAAGAGCGATACCTCATCTGGGCTATATAGTCTACGCACTTGGTCTGATGTCCGTGATATTTCTGCATATCAGAAAACACAAGCAGTACAGGCACAAATTCCTCAATTACCAGAAACCCTCGTTCAAGCCACTGGTTGGTATCGTAATGCCCAAGGGAAAATTCAATTAGTTGCAGATAAATCTTCGACTCAAATGCAACAACAATTAACCTGTGCTGCTATTCCTCAAAATTGA